In Pseudovibrio brasiliensis, the following are encoded in one genomic region:
- a CDS encoding LysR substrate-binding domain-containing protein, which produces MKRGFIPPIDCLIAFESAARHGSFTRAAEELFLTQGAVSKQVRLLEGRLGVELFKRIRQRIVLTDAGRIYLHDIRGTLEKMTSATRQVMSFAGSEDVLNVAVLPTFGTRWLARRLPRFHERYPEASFNLSVRLRPFDFSVEPFDGAIHYGEPVWAGAIAEPLFQEEVIPVASRAFRDRHSLRTPEDLVDVMRLHQSTRPDAWQKWFSLAGVETDGAFQGPRFDQFTMISQAAASGLGVALVPKFFIEEELAAGTLVRLFDISLKLSSAYHFVYPENRTLRPVVKSFKAWLQEEAQEQQVDRETLLPQ; this is translated from the coding sequence ATGAAGCGTGGTTTTATCCCCCCGATTGATTGTTTGATTGCTTTTGAAAGCGCTGCGCGACATGGCAGTTTCACCCGCGCCGCAGAAGAACTGTTCCTGACACAAGGCGCAGTGAGCAAACAGGTGCGCTTGTTGGAGGGGCGTCTGGGCGTAGAGCTGTTCAAACGGATTCGCCAACGCATTGTTCTGACGGATGCCGGACGCATTTACCTGCACGACATCCGCGGCACGCTGGAAAAGATGACCAGCGCCACCCGTCAGGTGATGTCCTTTGCTGGTAGTGAGGATGTGCTCAATGTCGCCGTCCTCCCAACCTTCGGTACCCGCTGGCTCGCCCGCCGCCTCCCGCGCTTCCATGAGCGCTACCCGGAAGCCAGCTTCAACCTCTCAGTCCGCCTGCGCCCCTTTGATTTCTCGGTAGAGCCATTCGACGGTGCCATCCATTATGGCGAACCCGTGTGGGCTGGCGCCATTGCAGAGCCGCTGTTTCAGGAAGAGGTCATTCCGGTCGCTTCCAGAGCCTTCCGCGACAGACACAGTCTGCGCACGCCGGAGGATCTGGTGGATGTCATGCGCCTGCACCAGTCAACCCGCCCGGATGCTTGGCAAAAGTGGTTCTCTCTGGCAGGTGTCGAAACAGATGGAGCGTTCCAGGGCCCGCGCTTCGATCAGTTCACCATGATCTCACAGGCCGCCGCCTCCGGCCTGGGCGTTGCTCTTGTGCCAAAGTTCTTTATCGAAGAAGAACTCGCCGCAGGAACTCTGGTCCGCCTGTTCGATATCAGCCTAAAACTCTCCTCCGCCTACCACTTCGTCTACCCGGAAAACCGCACCCTCCGCCCTGTGGTGAAGTCCTTCAAGGCATGGCTTCAGGAAGAGGCTCAGGAACAGCAGGTGGATAGGGAGACGCTGCTACCGCAGTAG